The window GCATTGGGCCGGCCGATCAAGCCGACGTCGGCCAAGAGCTTGAGCTCGAGCTTGAGCTCGCACTCCTCGCCGGGCTTCCCGTCGCCGGCGACCCGCGGGACTCGATGGGTCGAAGAGACGAAAGACAAGTTGCCGCGGCCGCCCCGGCCGCCCGCCGCGGCCAGATAGGTATCGCCGGACTTGGTGAGATCGGCCAGGACCTCGCCGCTTTCAGGGTCTTTGACGACCGTCCCCACCGGAACCCGGATGATATTGTCCTTGCCGGTCCGGCCGTAGCGGTTGGCGCCCATGCCGTGCTCGCCGCGCTCGCCCTCGAAACGGCGGTTGTAGCGGAAGTCGAGCAAGGTGCCCAAGCCGGGATCGGCCCGCAGAATCACGTTGCCGCCGTTGCCGCCGTTGCCGCCGTCGGGCCCGCCGCGCGGGACGTACTTCTCGCGGCGAAAGGAGATGCAACCGTTGCCGCCGGCGCCGCCGGCGACGGTGATTGTTGCTTCGTCGATGAACTTCATAAAATAAAAAACCCCGCTCCGATTTCGAAGCGGGGCTCAATTCTTTTCACGAGCCGCTTAGCTCGCCGGATAAACGCTGACACGCTTCTTGCCGCGGCCGAATTCCTCGTACTTCACGACGCCGCTGATCTTGGCGAAGAGGGTGAAGTCCTTGCCCTTGCCGACGTTGGTGCCGGGAAAAATCTTGGTGCCGACCTGGCGGACCAGGATCGAGCCGGCCGGGATGTTCTGGCCGCCGTAGACCTTGACGCCGCGGCGCTGGCCGTTGGAGTCGCGCCCGTTCTTGCTGGATCCGCCTGCTTTCTTATGTGCCATGATCTATCTCTCTTAATGGCGGGGCTGAAGCCCCTTGCTACATTTATTAGGCCGAAATCTGCTTGATCAAGACTTCGGTGAATTCCTGCCGATGCCCCTGCTTTTTGGCGTAGCCCTTGCGGCGTTTCTTCTTGAAGACCAGGACTTTCTTGTCCTTGTCCTGCTTGACGATCTCGCCGGCAACCTTGGCGGTCTCGACCACCGGGGTGCCGATGACCGGGCTCTCGCCGCCCACCAAAAGGACCCGGGTGAACTCGATCGATTGGCCGA of the bacterium genome contains:
- the obgE gene encoding GTPase ObgE gives rise to the protein MKFIDEATITVAGGAGGNGCISFRREKYVPRGGPDGGNGGNGGNVILRADPGLGTLLDFRYNRRFEGERGEHGMGANRYGRTGKDNIIRVPVGTVVKDPESGEVLADLTKSGDTYLAAAGGRGGRGNLSFVSSTHRVPRVAGDGKPGEECELKLELKLLADVGLIGRPNAGKSTLISRISAAKPKIADYPFTTLTPQLGVVKAGLQSYTVADIPGLIEGAHQGAGMGVKFLRHIERTRLFLHLIDLSDPEFPDPWKSYKMIDAELKAY
- the rpmA gene encoding 50S ribosomal protein L27, which codes for MAHKKAGGSSKNGRDSNGQRRGVKVYGGQNIPAGSILVRQVGTKIFPGTNVGKGKDFTLFAKISGVVKYEEFGRGKKRVSVYPAS
- the rplU gene encoding 50S ribosomal protein L21 produces the protein MKYAIIETGGKQYKVAEGEKIKVEKIPEGVVGQSIEFTRVLLVGGESPVIGTPVVETAKVAGEIVKQDKDKKVLVFKKKRRKGYAKKQGHRQEFTEVLIKQISA